A single Synergistaceae bacterium DNA region contains:
- a CDS encoding GTP cyclohydrolase I FolE2, translating into MRDVQQEKDSRNIQIDRVGIKGVSYPVILMDKDNKTQNTIAEISMSVMLPQEYRGTHMSRFIETLEEYRGRVSPSNLDAFTKRLCEKLNASESHVSFKFPYYFRKKAPVSGIESYSKCDVVLQAIHEDGKNFDMIIGLALKVQTLCPCSKEISDFGAHNQRALVTLNVRCSGLVWFEELIAMIESAASAPLFTLLKREDEKFITELSYSRPRFVEDILRELALTLDNENRILWYSVNVTSYESIHDHNAFAEIERDKRK; encoded by the coding sequence ATGCGCGACGTACAGCAGGAAAAAGACTCGCGAAATATTCAAATTGACCGGGTCGGCATTAAAGGTGTCAGCTATCCCGTTATCTTAATGGACAAGGACAACAAGACTCAGAATACTATTGCAGAAATTTCTATGAGTGTAATGCTGCCTCAAGAATATCGCGGGACTCACATGAGCAGATTCATAGAGACGTTAGAAGAATATCGCGGCCGGGTCTCCCCCTCAAATCTTGACGCATTCACAAAGAGACTCTGCGAAAAATTGAACGCCTCAGAGAGTCACGTCAGCTTCAAATTTCCGTACTATTTCAGGAAAAAAGCTCCCGTTTCAGGCATAGAAAGCTATTCAAAATGTGATGTAGTTCTTCAAGCTATACACGAGGACGGCAAAAATTTTGATATGATAATCGGACTCGCTTTGAAGGTTCAGACTCTCTGCCCGTGTTCGAAAGAAATTTCAGACTTCGGCGCACATAATCAACGCGCATTAGTAACGTTAAATGTCAGGTGTTCCGGTCTCGTATGGTTTGAAGAATTAATTGCGATGATCGAGTCAGCTGCGTCGGCTCCGTTGTTCACACTTTTAAAACGCGAGGACGAAAAATTTATCACTGAGTTATCCTACAGCCGGCCGAGATTCGTAGAAGACATTTTGCGCGAACTTGCATTGACTCTCGATAATGAGAATAGAATTTTATGGTACAGCGTGAACGTTACAAGCTATGAAAGCATTCACGACCACAACGCATTTGCAGAAATTGAGCGCGATAAACGTAAATGA
- a CDS encoding DUF2442 domain-containing protein — MIFHRVKNITPIPDKILFAEFQDGSAKKYDVKPLMQKIPVFQMLNYINGLFEQVRVDSGGYGVIWNDKLDLDCNELYYNGK; from the coding sequence ATGATATTTCACAGGGTAAAGAATATAACGCCGATTCCTGATAAAATTTTGTTCGCAGAATTTCAGGACGGTTCAGCAAAAAAATATGATGTCAAGCCGTTGATGCAAAAAATTCCTGTCTTCCAAATGCTTAATTACATAAATGGACTCTTTGAACAGGTTAGAGTCGATTCGGGCGGTTATGGCGTTATATGGAATGATAAATTAGATTTAGATTGCAACGAGTTATATTACAATGGCAAATAA